GATTACATTATGCAGTATGCAGTATATTTTTTTTGGCAATTGAGTAATAAGACCTTGCATTTGCAGCACCAAGTATACAAAGGTACATATGCATACATGCACTTTcacacatgtaaacaaataCTTGTGGTCAAAATGCATATGCAGACATATGCAATTACAGACGTGCATGcaagcaatgcatattaatgtACATTGATGGCAGATGGCAGTTAGATTTAGTTGTTGATACCCCTGATGTCAAGtttcattttcacacaaaaaataatatctgaTAAAGACCCAGCTTTCAGTTTGGTAATGACTAATGGCGTGCGCATGTCAACGAGCCCTCAACCCAGTTTCATGACTGTCCGAAAGCAGATTGCAACCTTGGCTATTCTCAAAGGCCACTGGTTCCAGTCATACGAACCCTTGTGAATTTTTCAAGTTGCTCCTGGGGCATGAAGTTAGTGCAATGTCACTCACTTAAGAGCATCACATCTCTGATTTAAAGGAAACCTTCATAGAAAATTAGCCCACAAACCTCAAAACCTCCACTACCGCCTTCTAACGTTGCTCTTTTTTAGGTTGTGCACTTATATAAACCCCCGGCCCCTTTCCGATCATCAACACTCACCTGCTGACTAGCATCAGGTCACAACGTCGTGCTTAAAGTCGCCTGGTTCACAGCACTGAAACACAAACCCAAAGAATGGATTCTTGGCTCAACATGGTGCTGCTGTGTGGACTTCTGTTGATAGCATCTCTTCAGACAACCAAAGCGTTCAGACTTCGACGGTCCAAAAGCGACACGATCCAAATGCTGAATACAAATATCCACAATCTGCAAACACATTATGTAAGTGATGTCTACTGTCATGAACTTCTGCAGCCGGTTTCAAAGCGACTTTGCATAAGCAAGATGAATCACTTTAGATGCAACTCATATCTGTATTTCCGCTAATATTATCAGGCAGACCAGGTGATTCAGAAACCACATCTATCGCATACTGACAGTTTGATCTTAGAATAGGGGTTAAGATTCACAAGCAACgtaaagtaatttattcataaCAGTCGCTGTTTTGTGCCCATCTTCTTTAGAACACAAAAGGCCAAGAATGGATTGGAAAGTCGGTTTTTGTATCTCATCTGGACCAGCTGAATGTAAGTTTGTACTGTGCAAAAGtgctaaaatgtgaaaattcaatttaatgttttttaatgttatgcTAATGATATTTGTTTCTCCTAGTCCAAGGCTTCCTGCACTTGTCAGGCGCTGTTGCTTGAAAGAATGCTGAAAATCTATGAAGACATTTTCCAAGACATGTTGAAGAAGGCTGAGGAGAAAGAAATTAAAGCCAATCTAATAGATGTTATGACTGAGGTGAACAAGTTGAAACACAAGTACAGTGAAGAGCATAAAGTATGGAGAGAGCTTCAGGATATTAACTCAGTCAAGGTAAACATAAAGAGAACAAAGGTCTACATTTTCAGTTGCtgaattgctgttttaaaaaaGTTACCATAATAGCTTAAGTCAAATGCTGGTTttgatatatgatatgatatctGATACATatgttttttctctcaaaggTGAGAAATGGAACGATCCAAAGAGGAGCATTAAATGACTTTCTCATGGTGTTTAATCAGgccaaaacagaaaaacatcacGACAAGGTGCAATGAGAAGATCCAAAAGTCCTGTCTAACAAGTAGTAAACCAGTGCTTTGCTGTTGTAttagcatatttatttaaattatgtggacatagttatttattttttattttataatgtactcTACTACACCATAACACAAAAGAACTTAAAATCTAACTTATTCTCATCACAAGTGTGTTTGCATCCATTACAGTGTACTGAAACGGTGAATGTTGGTTTTAACTGTGGATTTGCTTGAAATATTTTGTGAGCTTCAATGGCTGAAtggataattaaaataaaacaaatattgcattaattTACGCCTTGGTTTGTTCAATTACAAACTTCAcgatacacacacaaaacccgCACAAACTAAATGACATTTGGACAGACTTTCAGCTGATTTGCAGTCTAGAGAAGTTGATGCTAGAAAGCCAGAGCCAGTCTGCAAATACTGGCCAGTTGGAGTTCAAAGAAGACTGCATAATGTATGATGTGCACAGATGTTTTAGGTTTAGACTTTGATTCCATCCATGTTGGTTATTTTGAGCTGATTTTAGAACAGatattttcatttgtcatgtgtCATCTATACAAGGCACATTTTTGGGTGTCAAAGTCTGGTAATGTGTGATCTGAGACtttaagtgtatgatgcccagtttttgTCTGTAACCTTTTACAAAGTCTGTAAGTGTATGATGCTGGatgtttcaaatttcaaaagtcatgtagtgtattccagccttaaatATTTGACACATTAAAGGGTGAATGCCATACAAACAAGCTCTAAAATGTAGAAGAAAATGTAACTGATTGCATGAACTGGAAAAATGGCCAAGCATCCTAGCTTAAACAGTAGAGCATGGCACTAGTAACACAAAGGTCATGGGGTCAaatcccagggaatgcatgaattGATAAAGTAATGCaatgtacaacccgaattccgacaggacacagataataaaagaataatatacaaataggcaatgtacaaagtaataatatattagcaaaaacacaatatataatatagacaattatgtgtGTACAGGTCTGATATGTgctattttgaaatgaaaaaaaaaaaaaaagtatgtgtggtgaataaataatgtataatagtgttgtgtgttccacgtttaatgttaagtgttcatgagatggattgcctgagggaagaaactgttcctgtgtctggtcgttctggtgctcagagctctgtagcgtcgaccagacggtaacagttcaaagagggagtgtgctggatgtgaggggttcagagtgattttgccagccctttgctcactctggataagtacaggTCTTgaagagtggggagggttgtaccaatgattcgctcagcagtccagACTACCCTccgtagtcttctgaggtcagatttggtagctgagctgaaccagacagttattgaagtgcaagacggattcaatgatggcggagcagaactgtttcagcagctcctgtggcaggttgaacttcctcagctggcgaaggaaatacaacctctgctgggcctttttcacaatggactcaatgtgattgtcccacttcaggtcctgagagatggtggtgcccaggaacctgaatgactccactgcagtcacagtgcagttaatgatggtgagtggggggagagcaggggggtttctcctgaagtccacgatcatctccacagttttgagcgtgttaaGCTCCAGATTGTTAATatgctggaaggtctcctcctctttagtccggaggaaagcggcgtccgtgatttccaacacaaatgtcaaatttggactcgtctgaccatagaacacttttccactttgaaacagtccattttaaatgagccttggcctaCAGGACTCGacggcacttctggaccatgttcacatatggcttcctttttgcatgataaagctttagttggcatctgcagatggcacggcggattgtgtttaccgacagtggtttctggaagtattcctgggcccatttagtaatgtcaatgacagaatcatgccaatgattgatgcagtgtcgtctgagggcctgaagaccacaggcatccaaaAAAGGAgatttctctgaatcttttaaagatgttatgcactgtagatgatgagatttgcaaagcctttgcaatttgacgttgaggaacattgtttttaaagtattacacaatctttttacgcactctttcacagattggagagcctctgcccatctttacttctgagagactctgcctctctaagacatcccttttatagctaatcatgttacagacctgatgtcaattaacttaactttagttttcattttattaaaatttaaaaaatatcccaacatttccggaattatGGTTGTATGTTGCTTTATATAAAACCTCCCTCAAGTCTGCAGAATAACAATGGCAATGACAAATGTTCTGTATATTACCCATATTGAATGTCTGGTTACATTCTCATATGACTATGGATGTTTAGTAATGAGAAACTCGGATATTACTTCAGTGTCTTGCTGCATTTAAGTCCTTGTCAAATGGAACATTTTGGATGATAAGGCATTTATTTATCCTGGATTGCTACAAACCATCCAGTTTCCCAGTACGATTAATTCTCTTTCTGGTTTATACATATATAGGTGATTGTCTATATTTGGCAAAATATGGGTTTTTGAGCTGATGAATAATGTAAACGAAACCATGCGAAAATGACAAGTAAGTGGTTCATAGAAGGAATATCCTTTTTGGTTTCCACGTAGTCTGCATTAATTTACGCCTTGGTTTGTTCAATTACAAACTTCAcgatacacacacaaaacccgCACAAACTAAATGACATTTGGACAGACTTTCAGCTGATTTGCAGTCTAGAGAAGTTGATGCTAGAAAGCCAGAGCCAGTCTGCAAATACTGGCCAGTTGGAGTTCAAAGAAGACTGCATAATGTATGATGTGCACAGATGTTTTAGGTTTAGACTTTGATTCCATCCATGTTGGTTATTTTGAGCTGATTTTAGAACAGatattttcatttgtcatgtgtCATCTATACAAGGCACATTTTTGGGTGTCAAAGTCTGGTAATGTGTGATCTGAGACtttaagtgtatgatgcccagtttttgTCTGTAACCTTTTACAAAGTCTGTAAGTGTATGATGCTGGatgtttcaaatttcaaaagtcatgtagtgtattccagccttaaatATTTGACACATTAAAGGGTGAATGCCATACAAACAAGCTCTAAAATGTAGAAGAAAAATGTAACTGATTGCATGAACTGGAAAAATGGCCAAGCATCCCTAGCTTAAACAGTAGAGCATGGCACTAGTAACACAAAGGTCATGGGGTCAaatcccagggaatgcatgaattGATAAAGTAATGCaatgtacaacccgaattccgacaggacacagataataaaagaataatatacaaataggcaatgtacaaagtaataatatattagcaaaaacacaatatataatatagacaattatgtgtGTACAGGTCTGATATGTgctattttgaaatgaaaaaaaaaaaaa
The sequence above is drawn from the Onychostoma macrolepis isolate SWU-2019 chromosome 04, ASM1243209v1, whole genome shotgun sequence genome and encodes:
- the LOC131538336 gene encoding interferon gamma-related-like, with product MDSWLNMVLLCGLLLIASLQTTKAFRLRRSKSDTIQMLNTNIHNLQTHYNTKGQEWIGKSVFVSHLDQLNSKASCTCQALLLERMLKIYEDIFQDMLKKAEEKEIKANLIDVMTEVNKLKHKYSEEHKVWRELQDINSVKVRNGTIQRGALNDFLMVFNQAKTEKHHDKVQ